A single window of Alosa alosa isolate M-15738 ecotype Scorff River chromosome 11, AALO_Geno_1.1, whole genome shotgun sequence DNA harbors:
- the hal gene encoding histidine ammonia-lyase isoform X2, with protein MLLALRINVLAKGYSGISLETLHAMVQAFNASCLSFVPEKGTVGASGDLAPLSHLALGLMGEGKMWSPKSGWADAKYVLEAHGLKPVSLKPKEGLALINGTQMITSLGAEAVERAEAIARQADIIAALTLEVLKGTTKAFDSDIHKLRPHPGQTQVALHFRSLLDSDHHPSEIAESHRFCDRVQDAYTMRCCPQVHGVVNDTIDFAKNIINTEINSATDNPMVFSERGETISGGNFHGEYPAKALDYLAIGIHELASISERRIERLCNPSLSELPAFLVSEGGLNSGFMIAHCTAASLVSENKVLCHPSSVDSLSTSAATEDHVSMGGWAARKALRVVENVEQVLAIELLAACQGIEFLRPLRTTTPLERVYDLVRSKVKPWMKDRFMAPDIEATHRLLLDQKVWQIAKPYIDKYHMEHFPESRPSSPTAFSLESPASPRKRVRLE; from the exons ATGTTGCTTGCTCTCAGAATCAATGTCCTGGCAAAAGGGTACAGCGGCATCTCCCTGGAAACTCTCCATGCAATGGTTCAGGCTTTCAACG CATCTTGCCTGTCGTTTGTTCCCGAAAAGGGTACAGTTGGTGCAAGTGGAGATCTGGCTCCTCTCTCCCATTTGGCATTAGGCCTCATGGGAGAGGGGAAGATGTGGTCTCCCAAAAGTGGATGGGCTGATGCTAAATAT GTACTTGAGGCTCATGGACTGAAGCCTGTATCACTGAAGCCAAAAGAG GGTTTAGCTCTCATCAACGGGACCCAGATGATCACTTCCCTTGGGGCAGAGGCTGTGGAGAGGGCAGAGGCTATTGCCAGACAGGCGGACATCATTGCTGCTCTCACACTGGAGGTTTTGAAAGGAACCACCAAGGCCTTTGATAGTG ACATCCATAAGCTGCGTCCCCATCCAGGACAAACTCAGGTGGCGCTGCATTTCCGCTCTCTCCTGGACTCTGACCACCATCCCTCTGAAATTGCAG AGTCTCATCGATTCTGTGACAGGGTCCAGGATGCATACACTATGCGTTGTTGTCCACAG GTTCATGGTGTTGTTAATGACACAATTGACTTTGCCAAGAACATTATCAACACAGAAATCAACAGTGCTACAGACAACCCT ATGGTATTttctgagagaggagagaccatCTCTGGTGGGAATTTCCATGGAGAATATCCAGCAAAG GCGCTGGACTACTTGGCCATTGGCATTCATGAACTGGCCTCAATCAGCGAGCGAAGGATCGAGCGCTTGTGTAACCCCTCACTCAGCGAGCTCCCTGCCTTCCTGGTCAGCGAGGGGGGCCTGAACTCAGGGTTCATGATTGCACATTGCACTGCTGCGTCCCTCG TGTCAGAGAACAAGGTCCTGTGTCACCCGTCGTCTGTGGACTCGTTGTCAACGAGCGCTGCCACGGAGGACCACGTGTCCATGGGGGGCTGGGCCGCCAGGAAAGCCCTGCGGGTGGTGGAGAACGTGGAGCAAG TTCTTGCCATTGAGTTACTTGCAGCCTGCCAGGGTATTGAGTTCCTACGCCCCCTGCGAACTACAACACCATTGGAGAGGGTGTACGACCTTGTGCGTAGCAAAGTcaa GCCATGGATGAAAGACAGATTCATGGCTCCTGACATTGAGGCTACCCACCGGCTCCTGCTTGATCAGAAG GTATGGCAAATTGCTAAGCCTTACATTGACAAATATCACATGGAGCACTTCCCAGAGTCTCGCCCCAGCTCACCAACAGCCTTCTCCTTGGAATCCCCAGCATCCCCGAGGAAGCGAGTCCGTCTCGAGTGA
- the LOC125304034 gene encoding LOW QUALITY PROTEIN: ETS domain-containing protein Elk-3-like (The sequence of the model RefSeq protein was modified relative to this genomic sequence to represent the inferred CDS: deleted 1 base in 1 codon): MESAITLWQFLLQLLLDQSHKHLICWTSNDGEFKLLKSEEVARLWGLRKNKTNMNYDKLSRALRYYYDKNIIRKVIGQKFVYKFVSFPDILKLDPQAVEMGQDFSTVVVTKDEVQEMEARVKEEVEDDDDDEESQDPAISAALQVQACYHEYFRSGLYPSLSFSSLHSQSQLLQAIQQRRGDPREEAQSVIQFVAQAAEKSDALHSSRRPSSSESSLSSRPSKRSPRSSSPLSVATVPLRSGLRSPKAEDSEQDVQPLNLSSGSRESALTSDRRSHQASGSASRSKKPKGLEIANPSVVLTGSDLGSIALNSPALPSGSLTPALFTAQTPSGLLLSPSPLLSGLQLWNSLSPVGPLSPGHLQGHAPLFQFPTLLNGYVTVPMSSLDGSSSPLLLSSTNHKS; the protein is encoded by the exons atggaGAGTGCCATAACACTGTGGCAGTTCCtactgcagctgctgctggacCAGAGTCACAAGCACCTTATCTGCTGGACCTCCAACGATGGCGAGTTCAAACTGCTCAAATCCGAGGAGGTAGCCAGGTTATGGGGTCTTCGAAAGAACAAGACCAATATGAACTACGACAAGCTGAGCAGAGCTCTCCGCTACTATTATGATAAG AATATCATCAGAAAGGTGATTGGACAGAAATTCGTTTACAAGTTTGTGTCATTTCCGGACATTCTCAAGTTGGATCCCCAAGCTGTAGAAATGGGTCAAGATTTCAGCACGGTAGTGGTCACCAAAGATGAGGTCCAGGAGATGGAGGCTCGGGtaaaggaggaggtggaggacgacgatgatgatgaggagTCCCAGGACCCTGCCATATCGGCGGCACTTCAAGTGCAGGCGTGCTACCATGAGTACTTCCGTTCGGGCCTGTACCCCAGCTTGTCATTCAGCTCTCTGCACAGCCAGTCGCAGCTTCTGCAGGCCATCCAACAGAGGCGCGGGGACCCCCGCGAGGAGGCCCAGAGCGTTATACAGTTTGTCGCCCAGGCTGCCGAGAAGAGCGACGCCCTCCACTCCTCGCGCCGTCCTTCCTCTTCCGagtcatctctctcctccaggccCTCGAAGCGGTCACCCCGGTCGTCCTCGCCGCTCTCCGTGGCGACCGTCCCACTCCGCTCAGGCCTG AGGAGCCCCAAGGCTGAGGACTCCGAGCAGGACGTGCAGCCGCTGAACTTATCCTCAGGAAGCAGGGAGAGTGCCCTGACCTCAGACAGGAGAAGCCACCAGGCGTCCGGCTCCGCGTCCAGGAGCAAAAAGCCCAAAGGCCTGGAGATCGCCAACCCTTCCGTGGTGCTGACAGGAAGTGACCTCGGTTCTATTGCCCTGAACAGCCCTGCACTGCCGTCCGGCTCCCTCACCCCAGCACTCTTCACAGCACAG ACGCCATCTGGGCTCCTGCTGAGCCCAAGCCCCCTGCTGTCAGGTCTCCAGCTCTGGAACAGCCTGAGTCCTGTGGGGCCCCTGAGCCCCGGCCATTTGCAGGGCCACGCTCCCCTCTTCCAG TTCCCCACCTTACTAAACGGATATGTCACTGTCCCCATGTCCAGTCTGGATGGCTCTTCCTCCCCCTTGCTGCTCTCATCCACCAATCATAAGTCTTGA
- the hal gene encoding histidine ammonia-lyase isoform X1 — translation MPRITVHIRDEWLMVPCRDTTCTIQWLGLEALKRYVKNKPDNGGFMSPKDINFVVRRCQGLGLLDSDDTIEDVLEDNDFVELAIEGESMSPDFIQCQPGVSHLTAVYREPDDYLALDGNSLTSTDLVNLGKGLYKIKLTKEAEQKVVQARELLDTIVKENRIVYGITTGFGKFARTVIPVPKLKELQENLVRSHSAGVGSPLSPERTRMLLALRINVLAKGYSGISLETLHAMVQAFNASCLSFVPEKGTVGASGDLAPLSHLALGLMGEGKMWSPKSGWADAKYVLEAHGLKPVSLKPKEGLALINGTQMITSLGAEAVERAEAIARQADIIAALTLEVLKGTTKAFDSDIHKLRPHPGQTQVALHFRSLLDSDHHPSEIAESHRFCDRVQDAYTMRCCPQVHGVVNDTIDFAKNIINTEINSATDNPMVFSERGETISGGNFHGEYPAKALDYLAIGIHELASISERRIERLCNPSLSELPAFLVSEGGLNSGFMIAHCTAASLVSENKVLCHPSSVDSLSTSAATEDHVSMGGWAARKALRVVENVEQVLAIELLAACQGIEFLRPLRTTTPLERVYDLVRSKVKPWMKDRFMAPDIEATHRLLLDQKVWQIAKPYIDKYHMEHFPESRPSSPTAFSLESPASPRKRVRLE, via the exons ATGCCTCGTATTACTGTACATATTAGGGATGAATGGTTGATGGTGCCATGCAGAGACACCACATGTACCATACAGTGGTTGGGACTCGAGGCTTTGAAACGCTATGTGAAGAACAAGCCAGATAATGGGGGATTTATGTCGCCTAAAGACATTAATTTTGTTGTAAGGAGGTGTCAAGGCCTTGGGCTGTTGGATTCCGATGATACTATTGAGGATGTTCTTGAGGATAATGACTTTGTGGAACTTG CCATTGAAGGAGAATCTATGTCCCCTGACTTCATCCAGTGCCAGCCAGGAGTATCGCACTT AACAGCTGTGTACAGAGAACCTGATGAT tACTTAGCCCTTGATGGTAACAGCCTAACCTCTACAGATCTAGTTAATTTGGGGAAGGGTCTCTACAAGATCAAG TTGACCAAGGAGGCAGAACAAAAAGTTGTGCAAGCAAGAGAGCTATTGGACACAATTGTGAAGGAGAACAGAA ttGTGTATGGAATAACAACTGGTTTTGGGAAATTTGCACGCACTGTCATCCCTGTGCCCAAACTTAA AGAACTCCAAGAAAATCTTGTGAGATCACACTCTGCTG GTGTGGGGAGTCCTCTAAGTCCAGAAAGGACACGCATGTTGCTTGCTCTCAGAATCAATGTCCTGGCAAAAGGGTACAGCGGCATCTCCCTGGAAACTCTCCATGCAATGGTTCAGGCTTTCAACG CATCTTGCCTGTCGTTTGTTCCCGAAAAGGGTACAGTTGGTGCAAGTGGAGATCTGGCTCCTCTCTCCCATTTGGCATTAGGCCTCATGGGAGAGGGGAAGATGTGGTCTCCCAAAAGTGGATGGGCTGATGCTAAATAT GTACTTGAGGCTCATGGACTGAAGCCTGTATCACTGAAGCCAAAAGAG GGTTTAGCTCTCATCAACGGGACCCAGATGATCACTTCCCTTGGGGCAGAGGCTGTGGAGAGGGCAGAGGCTATTGCCAGACAGGCGGACATCATTGCTGCTCTCACACTGGAGGTTTTGAAAGGAACCACCAAGGCCTTTGATAGTG ACATCCATAAGCTGCGTCCCCATCCAGGACAAACTCAGGTGGCGCTGCATTTCCGCTCTCTCCTGGACTCTGACCACCATCCCTCTGAAATTGCAG AGTCTCATCGATTCTGTGACAGGGTCCAGGATGCATACACTATGCGTTGTTGTCCACAG GTTCATGGTGTTGTTAATGACACAATTGACTTTGCCAAGAACATTATCAACACAGAAATCAACAGTGCTACAGACAACCCT ATGGTATTttctgagagaggagagaccatCTCTGGTGGGAATTTCCATGGAGAATATCCAGCAAAG GCGCTGGACTACTTGGCCATTGGCATTCATGAACTGGCCTCAATCAGCGAGCGAAGGATCGAGCGCTTGTGTAACCCCTCACTCAGCGAGCTCCCTGCCTTCCTGGTCAGCGAGGGGGGCCTGAACTCAGGGTTCATGATTGCACATTGCACTGCTGCGTCCCTCG TGTCAGAGAACAAGGTCCTGTGTCACCCGTCGTCTGTGGACTCGTTGTCAACGAGCGCTGCCACGGAGGACCACGTGTCCATGGGGGGCTGGGCCGCCAGGAAAGCCCTGCGGGTGGTGGAGAACGTGGAGCAAG TTCTTGCCATTGAGTTACTTGCAGCCTGCCAGGGTATTGAGTTCCTACGCCCCCTGCGAACTACAACACCATTGGAGAGGGTGTACGACCTTGTGCGTAGCAAAGTcaa GCCATGGATGAAAGACAGATTCATGGCTCCTGACATTGAGGCTACCCACCGGCTCCTGCTTGATCAGAAG GTATGGCAAATTGCTAAGCCTTACATTGACAAATATCACATGGAGCACTTCCCAGAGTCTCGCCCCAGCTCACCAACAGCCTTCTCCTTGGAATCCCCAGCATCCCCGAGGAAGCGAGTCCGTCTCGAGTGA